The following coding sequences are from one Granulicella sp. L56 window:
- a CDS encoding NmrA family NAD(P)-binding protein, which translates to MPHPILITGAAGGSQGSTGRLVAGLLLKQGISVRAFVHKLDARSDELRQQGAEIVEGDLLDPVSVQAAMRGVQRAFFTYSVTDGLLEATTIFAATARTEGLKLIVNNSQFQGTSDDPAFRDLQHSASFRNLQHRLADRIFDWARVGAVHIQTPPYYENLRALVSHSVAEQNTAFLPWGDGSAVIPLTGAEDVSRVAATLLASPDLPSQKVYSLVSETLTVEQIVQTLGTAIGRPIRYVPITDQQWADAVKARLNPHALDHLSNLWRFFRKGKTRHHATDTVRSVTGRNPQTLEEFFRANAESFAAAAH; encoded by the coding sequence ATGCCCCATCCCATTCTGATTACAGGCGCAGCCGGCGGTTCACAGGGATCGACCGGACGCCTCGTCGCTGGTCTTCTGCTCAAGCAGGGAATCTCTGTTCGCGCCTTCGTCCATAAACTCGATGCCCGGTCCGATGAACTCCGCCAGCAAGGTGCGGAAATCGTTGAGGGCGATCTCCTCGACCCCGTCTCGGTCCAGGCGGCGATGAGAGGTGTACAGCGCGCTTTCTTCACCTATTCGGTAACCGATGGGCTGCTTGAGGCAACCACCATCTTCGCCGCAACGGCTCGTACTGAGGGCCTGAAGTTAATAGTGAACAACTCACAGTTTCAAGGAACGTCCGATGATCCTGCATTCCGAGACCTCCAGCACTCTGCCTCCTTCCGAAATCTGCAGCATCGGCTGGCCGATCGTATCTTCGACTGGGCGCGCGTGGGGGCCGTTCACATTCAAACCCCGCCCTACTATGAAAATCTACGCGCTCTTGTCAGCCATAGCGTGGCCGAGCAAAATACAGCTTTCCTGCCATGGGGCGATGGCAGCGCCGTCATTCCACTCACCGGCGCGGAAGACGTCTCCCGTGTGGCCGCCACTCTTCTGGCCAGCCCCGATCTGCCATCTCAAAAGGTCTACTCGCTTGTAAGCGAAACTCTCACCGTGGAGCAGATCGTCCAGACTCTGGGCACGGCGATCGGGCGGCCGATTCGTTATGTGCCCATCACAGACCAGCAGTGGGCTGACGCAGTGAAAGCGCGACTCAATCCTCATGCACTCGATCATCTGTCCAATCTCTGGCGGTTCTTCCGCAAAGGGAAGACGCGCCACCACGCTACCGACACGGTTCGTTCGGTCACCGGCCGGAATCCGCAGACGTTGGAGGAGTTCTTCCGGGCCAACGCCGAATCGTTCGCCGCTGCGGCTCATTGA
- a CDS encoding TetR/AcrR family transcriptional regulator, giving the protein MKDASRRVRAEGLTGAAVAAVMQSTGLTHGGFYKHFESKDELLLESLHEAFREIGDTLVGAAEQSRPEAAWKAIVKTYLSAEYCDHVERGCPLPTLAPELARADKEMRGRIFIELVNYKDRMIPFMPGRRIADRERAFFVIFSTMIGAIEIARMLPESAMQEKVLANAREFLLHSF; this is encoded by the coding sequence GTGAAAGACGCCTCGCGGCGCGTTCGCGCCGAAGGTCTAACCGGCGCAGCGGTTGCAGCGGTCATGCAAAGCACAGGTCTGACGCACGGGGGTTTCTACAAGCACTTCGAAAGCAAAGACGAGCTTCTGCTGGAGTCGCTGCATGAGGCCTTCCGGGAGATCGGCGACACCTTGGTCGGTGCGGCGGAACAGTCGCGCCCAGAGGCGGCGTGGAAGGCGATTGTGAAGACTTATCTGAGCGCGGAATACTGCGATCACGTTGAGCGCGGCTGTCCTCTGCCGACACTTGCCCCTGAGCTGGCGCGGGCCGACAAGGAGATGAGGGGCAGGATATTTATCGAGCTTGTGAACTACAAAGATCGAATGATTCCCTTTATGCCGGGCCGGCGAATCGCAGACAGGGAGCGCGCTTTCTTCGTCATCTTTTCAACGATGATCGGGGCGATTGAAATAGCTCGCATGCTGCCAGAGTCCGCGATGCAAGAGAAGGTACTGGCGAACGCAAGAGAATTTCTCTTACACAGTTTTTAA
- a CDS encoding TetR/AcrR family transcriptional regulator: MITLIVSRRQKQKEELRRVILDAAREIFVDQGYENFSMRKLAKRIEYSPGSIYLHFKNKENLFEVLVEESFALLLISLNDLRHRRNWHDPLEELRSGMQAYVEFGLKNQSDYHFVFMLTSSPQKRPYKVHEAFDVLRDMVKRCVEEKRFRAVDVELTSQALWSSIHGITSLLIQRPKFPWEPQKKLIGHVIFTATESLIQIPNSAKR, encoded by the coding sequence ATGATTACATTGATCGTATCTCGCCGACAGAAACAAAAAGAGGAGTTGCGTAGAGTCATTCTGGATGCCGCCCGCGAGATCTTTGTCGATCAGGGTTACGAAAATTTCTCTATGCGCAAGCTGGCGAAGAGGATCGAGTATTCGCCGGGAAGTATCTATTTGCACTTCAAAAACAAGGAAAACCTGTTCGAGGTTCTCGTAGAAGAAAGCTTCGCGCTACTGCTTATCAGCCTAAACGATCTACGACACAGGCGGAATTGGCACGATCCGCTGGAAGAGCTTAGAAGTGGAATGCAGGCTTACGTCGAGTTCGGATTGAAGAATCAAAGTGACTACCACTTTGTGTTTATGCTGACATCCTCTCCCCAAAAGCGCCCCTACAAGGTGCATGAAGCATTTGATGTCCTGCGCGACATGGTAAAGCGTTGTGTGGAAGAAAAACGGTTTCGAGCGGTCGATGTGGAGCTCACGAGCCAAGCCCTATGGAGCTCTATCCATGGAATCACATCCTTGCTGATACAAAGACCAAAGTTTCCCTGGGAGCCGCAAAAGAAATTAATCGGGCACGTGATCTTCACCGCCACCGAAAGCCTGATCCAAATACCGAACTCCGCGAAGAGGTAG
- a CDS encoding nitrilase-related carbon-nitrogen hydrolase — MPKSTAYQARDLKVSMCRTDLPVTERSNSWLCLAIAAVLLLFSNGANTIALAAWLSPVFMLRFVRRQRSYLGLPIAYILFVATFSFQFRGMVPIPGIGYYIFLVAWGVSLVLPYILDRFIARRLTGLASSLVFPASWVVTEYALSQAPYGTWGSAAYSQYGNLALLQLVSVTGLWGITFLIGWFAAVCNWVWEDGLYFAPARRGAWLCAGTIVSVTLLGGARLALFPPSSPTVRVASLSSREVAPKPDPAIIGRVWAGNATASDKTTFRAWSAATNQDLMTRAEQEMQAGAKIVFWGEINGQVMKGDEAAFVARGEDLASKYHAYLGMALAVLNQGKTPAVENKFVLIRPDGRVAWEYNKARPIPGPDASQQIRGDGRLRALDTPYGRVSSIICFDGDYPQLLAQAGTLKVDMILDPSNDWRAIDPWHTQMASFRAIEQGTNLIRQTSKGFSATFDYQGRRLATMDYFRTSDFAMVSQIPNRGVRTIYSHLGDWFAWLCIAGLLVLVIISLTKVRPT; from the coding sequence ATGCCAAAATCTACGGCCTATCAAGCGCGTGACCTAAAAGTTTCGATGTGCCGAACCGATCTACCCGTCACGGAACGATCCAATTCATGGCTCTGCCTGGCGATAGCTGCGGTATTGTTGCTGTTCTCAAATGGAGCAAACACGATTGCCCTCGCGGCGTGGCTATCGCCTGTGTTTATGCTGCGTTTTGTCCGCCGACAGCGCTCATACCTTGGTCTCCCGATCGCCTACATCTTGTTCGTCGCGACGTTTTCCTTTCAGTTTAGAGGAATGGTGCCAATCCCCGGAATCGGCTACTATATCTTTCTTGTCGCGTGGGGTGTTTCGCTGGTTTTGCCCTACATCCTCGATCGATTCATAGCGCGCAGACTCACCGGCCTCGCATCGTCCCTCGTCTTCCCAGCCTCATGGGTCGTCACTGAGTACGCCCTCTCGCAAGCGCCATATGGGACATGGGGATCGGCGGCCTACTCACAGTATGGGAATTTGGCGCTGCTACAGCTTGTCTCAGTTACCGGCCTGTGGGGCATAACCTTCCTGATTGGCTGGTTCGCTGCCGTGTGCAATTGGGTCTGGGAGGACGGACTCTACTTCGCGCCTGCGCGTCGAGGCGCATGGCTCTGCGCCGGAACCATTGTGAGCGTGACGCTTCTAGGCGGAGCGAGACTGGCGCTCTTTCCTCCATCGTCACCTACCGTGCGTGTGGCCTCGCTCTCCAGCAGAGAAGTTGCGCCAAAACCCGATCCGGCAATCATAGGGCGAGTGTGGGCGGGCAATGCGACGGCATCTGATAAGACTACGTTCCGTGCCTGGTCGGCGGCTACAAATCAGGATCTGATGACTCGAGCCGAGCAAGAGATGCAGGCAGGCGCCAAGATCGTATTCTGGGGAGAGATCAACGGGCAAGTGATGAAAGGTGATGAAGCTGCATTCGTGGCGCGCGGTGAAGACCTCGCATCAAAGTACCATGCGTATCTGGGAATGGCTCTGGCCGTTCTAAATCAAGGAAAGACTCCCGCTGTAGAAAATAAGTTCGTCTTGATACGACCGGACGGCCGTGTCGCCTGGGAGTACAACAAGGCGCGGCCTATACCTGGCCCTGACGCTAGCCAACAGATACGGGGAGACGGCAGGCTCAGAGCATTGGATACACCGTATGGAAGAGTCAGCTCCATCATCTGCTTCGATGGCGACTACCCCCAATTGCTCGCGCAAGCGGGAACCCTGAAAGTGGACATGATCCTTGACCCCTCAAACGATTGGAGGGCAATTGATCCATGGCACACGCAGATGGCGAGTTTCCGCGCTATCGAGCAGGGGACAAATCTGATTCGACAAACAAGCAAAGGATTCTCTGCCACATTTGATTACCAAGGGCGACGATTGGCGACGATGGACTATTTCCGAACATCGGATTTTGCGATGGTTTCACAGATCCCGAATCGCGGTGTACGGACTATCTATTCGCACCTCGGAGATTGGTTCGCGTGGCTGTGCATAGCCGGATTGCTTGTACTAGTTATCATTTCATTGACTAAGGTACGCCCAACTTGA
- a CDS encoding retropepsin-like aspartic protease: MRQAIKQHLVNTYRSFLAIWLLPGLCFAAQGVKDASIVPFVTLNGTLMVVQVGINGNGPYDFLLDTGATSSCIDEALVEALQLPHSTGAQVASTTGTAFTGRVILDRVNFGSREIGPAFALVRSLVTYKAFDTQIHGVLGQDVLSQLNYLIDNQHHRIEVDTDGFLLRNLTGEHIKMESVKTRVGGIETRDLFLTGLTDSSTHSVRLLLDSGTTHVMLRAAVLKVTVPPSKSKWVSNDSGRFVPASSIRTRLTIGGTKLDSEAWIIDDLLDHLAIDGLLPTGAFNALYVANQQSFVILNPQMRGSRQGRKLEN, from the coding sequence ATGAGGCAGGCTATAAAACAGCACTTGGTCAATACCTACCGATCCTTTCTCGCGATCTGGCTTCTGCCCGGCTTGTGCTTTGCGGCTCAGGGAGTCAAAGATGCAAGCATAGTTCCGTTTGTAACTCTGAATGGCACTCTGATGGTCGTCCAAGTCGGCATCAACGGGAACGGCCCGTATGACTTCCTGCTCGACACAGGCGCAACCTCCTCTTGCATCGATGAAGCCTTGGTTGAGGCACTGCAACTTCCACATTCCACCGGCGCCCAAGTAGCTTCAACGACCGGCACGGCATTCACAGGACGAGTTATCTTGGATCGCGTGAACTTTGGCTCAAGGGAGATAGGTCCAGCGTTCGCTCTTGTGCGGTCGCTCGTAACCTACAAAGCCTTTGACACGCAAATTCACGGGGTTCTAGGACAGGACGTCCTATCTCAACTCAATTACCTAATTGACAACCAGCATCACCGAATTGAGGTTGATACAGACGGCTTTCTCCTTCGTAATTTGACTGGCGAGCACATCAAGATGGAAAGCGTAAAGACACGGGTTGGAGGAATTGAGACGCGCGACCTCTTCCTCACTGGCCTCACAGACAGCAGCACCCACTCTGTTCGCTTGTTGCTCGATAGCGGCACAACGCATGTAATGTTGCGTGCTGCTGTGCTCAAAGTCACCGTGCCGCCCTCTAAATCAAAGTGGGTGTCGAATGATAGCGGAAGATTTGTGCCGGCCAGCTCGATTCGCACCAGGCTCACGATTGGGGGCACTAAACTTGATTCGGAGGCTTGGATCATCGACGACCTCCTCGACCATCTGGCCATCGACGGGCTGCTCCCAACTGGAGCGTTCAATGCTCTCTACGTCGCAAACCAACAGTCTTTCGTTATCCTCAATCCACAAATGCGCGGTTCTCGTCAGGGACGCAAATTAGAAAACTGA
- a CDS encoding GlxA family transcriptional regulator: MAEGIWPIVSVRCPGFSLLSAQNGVNWVQPVRPSMNGPAIHGHTNDTHKPDSAREKRDVHVIVVLLPRTTLLDLAGPLEVLRCANITQDVVEFHVRYLGVRPSISTSIGISLQCPDSLPISLPENCVVVVVGNIARPCSWCSPSDKNEDARDMEDIADWLRTSIRPTHTLMAICSGTLLLAKAGLLNGRSCTTHHLDTTELSRLAPKARVLTDRLYVHEGNLYTSAGVTAGIDLMLYYVSRLVGSACTAAIARYLVVYFRRDGSDSQNSPWLEGRNHIHPAVHRIQDTISADPTQTWTRTQLAKLAGASGRHLSRLFHEHVGMSIPEYRNSIRVALARELVLRSELDMENIADRAGFSSTRQFRRAWQRVYSHSPAEVRALSDTDLR; this comes from the coding sequence ATGGCGGAAGGGATATGGCCGATTGTGTCCGTTAGATGTCCAGGATTCTCCTTGCTGTCCGCGCAAAACGGAGTAAATTGGGTTCAACCAGTGAGACCCTCAATGAATGGCCCCGCTATCCACGGTCACACAAATGACACCCATAAGCCTGACAGCGCACGTGAGAAGCGTGACGTGCATGTCATCGTTGTGTTGTTGCCCCGCACCACACTTCTGGATCTAGCCGGGCCGCTCGAGGTGCTGAGATGCGCGAATATCACGCAAGATGTCGTCGAATTTCACGTCCGTTATTTGGGCGTTCGGCCATCGATCTCAACTTCGATAGGGATTTCCCTGCAATGCCCCGATTCCCTGCCCATAAGTCTGCCGGAAAACTGTGTCGTCGTGGTCGTGGGCAATATTGCGCGGCCCTGTTCCTGGTGTAGTCCGTCCGATAAGAACGAAGACGCGCGGGATATGGAAGACATTGCTGACTGGCTGCGAACAAGCATTCGCCCGACTCACACGCTTATGGCAATCTGTTCAGGCACTCTACTGCTTGCCAAAGCAGGGTTGCTTAATGGTAGATCGTGTACTACGCACCATCTCGATACAACCGAGCTCTCACGCCTGGCACCGAAGGCTAGAGTGCTGACAGATCGCCTCTACGTCCATGAAGGCAATCTGTACACGTCCGCTGGAGTAACTGCCGGTATCGACTTGATGCTCTACTATGTCAGCCGTTTGGTCGGTTCGGCGTGCACAGCGGCTATCGCGAGATACCTTGTCGTCTATTTCCGCCGCGACGGCTCGGATTCCCAGAATTCTCCTTGGCTTGAAGGGCGCAATCACATCCATCCCGCTGTCCACCGCATACAGGACACCATCTCCGCGGATCCCACGCAGACCTGGACGCGAACGCAACTTGCAAAGCTCGCCGGTGCCAGTGGACGGCACCTCTCACGGCTTTTCCATGAACACGTAGGAATGTCCATTCCTGAGTATCGTAATAGCATCAGGGTCGCTCTTGCGCGGGAGCTAGTGCTTCGAAGCGAGCTTGACATGGAGAATATCGCCGATAGAGCCGGCTTCTCCTCTACTCGCCAATTTCGTCGTGCTTGGCAGCGAGTGTACTCGCACAGTCCCGCGGAGGTCCGAGCCCTTTCCGACACAGATCTGCGCTAA
- a CDS encoding NADPH-dependent FMN reductase: protein MKALAISGSLRAQSTNTTLLNAVKLIASPHVDVVLYNELETIPPFNPDLDLEPGPNSVSRLRAALRDSSAVLFSTPEYAHGVPGALKNALDWIVGSGELSGKPVALFNASVRGAYAQASLREILKTMDAQVLADAEITIPLLGKSFDASQIFADPEFVTLILSSIQRIVSSVSKS from the coding sequence ATGAAAGCGTTGGCGATTTCGGGGAGCCTTCGCGCTCAGTCGACGAACACGACACTTCTCAACGCGGTGAAATTGATTGCTTCGCCTCATGTCGATGTCGTTCTGTATAACGAGTTGGAAACCATCCCGCCTTTCAATCCTGACCTCGACTTAGAACCTGGGCCAAATTCCGTCTCGCGTTTGCGTGCAGCCTTGCGCGATTCGTCCGCGGTACTTTTTTCAACTCCTGAATATGCTCACGGCGTGCCTGGCGCACTGAAGAATGCTTTAGATTGGATCGTCGGCAGCGGAGAACTCTCCGGCAAGCCGGTGGCTCTCTTCAACGCTTCTGTGAGAGGGGCATATGCGCAAGCATCCTTGAGAGAAATCCTAAAGACGATGGATGCTCAAGTTCTTGCGGATGCGGAAATTACAATTCCACTGTTGGGTAAATCCTTTGACGCATCTCAGATCTTCGCCGATCCTGAATTCGTAACCCTCATTCTTTCCTCCATCCAAAGGATTGTAAGCAGCGTCTCTAAGAGTTAA
- a CDS encoding winged helix-turn-helix domain-containing protein, with protein sequence MAVLPTHEMVRFGLFELDLKAAQLTKNGIRIRLSQQPLQLLSVLLESPGEIVTREQLRQRLWPSDVFIDFDHGLNKSIQKLRDALGDSSDSPRYIETIPRVGYRFIAPVKDETPPVESEADAEISQSTPNFIASPALVAGNQRVRWLLFATGGLVVIAAIGITIYFSSRARPAVVNYTQLTDFTDSASAPAVSPDSHILAFIRGDSSFMPAGQIYVKMLPDGEATPLTNDAQSRYGLAFSPDGSQIAYTVLEGSSFDTYIISVLGGGPHLLLSNAAGLTWLDPYHLLFSRIRSGLHMGIVTETVTGDDFRELYFPPHERAMAHYSFASPDRKSALVVEMNGQGDWTLCQLISLVGESAPKPVGPDGACTAAGWSPDGLWMYFIAIVQGQSHLWRQRSPNSHPEQITFGPSEEEGLAVEQDGRSVISSIGARESSIWIHDAAGERSLSSEGEIVADLSPPSFGADDKTLYYLLRHQDANAGPELWRLTLDTGKSEAVFPGTSMTSYDVSPDEKQVVYTNLGRDGRSQVWLAPMDRSSPARKIGHSGETTPYFGPQGQILFRLAEGNVNYLEQINQDGSGRSKVLPYPISEVQSISPGRRWLMAVAPFPEGNRIIPMVVAIPLGGGSPRRICASDCVPVWSSSGRFLFVPVEASSQTTPGRSLAIPVGPGETLPELPPGGIQPLAEPSIVPGARSISRAELVPGKDLSHYAYVKTAVHRNLYRISLP encoded by the coding sequence GTGGCTGTTTTGCCGACCCACGAGATGGTTCGCTTCGGCCTCTTCGAGCTCGACCTCAAGGCTGCGCAGCTGACCAAAAACGGAATAAGGATCCGGCTGTCGCAGCAGCCTCTTCAGCTTCTGTCTGTCCTGCTCGAATCACCCGGCGAGATCGTCACCCGCGAACAGCTCCGTCAGCGACTCTGGCCATCCGACGTCTTCATCGACTTCGACCATGGACTGAACAAGTCCATCCAGAAGCTTCGCGACGCGCTCGGCGACTCGTCCGACTCTCCCCGCTATATCGAAACCATTCCGCGCGTCGGCTATCGCTTCATCGCTCCAGTAAAAGACGAAACACCGCCAGTGGAGTCCGAAGCAGATGCCGAGATCTCTCAGAGTACGCCAAATTTCATTGCTTCTCCGGCGTTGGTTGCTGGCAACCAAAGAGTGCGATGGCTCCTCTTCGCAACAGGGGGCCTCGTGGTAATCGCCGCAATCGGCATCACGATCTATTTCTCTTCCCGTGCCCGTCCCGCCGTCGTAAATTACACACAGCTAACCGATTTCACTGATTCTGCATCAGCTCCCGCCGTATCGCCAGATAGTCATATCCTCGCGTTCATCCGCGGAGATAGCTCCTTCATGCCAGCCGGTCAAATCTATGTCAAGATGCTCCCCGATGGCGAGGCCACGCCTCTGACCAATGATGCGCAGTCGAGATATGGCCTGGCATTCTCGCCAGACGGCTCGCAGATCGCCTACACGGTCTTGGAGGGTTCCTCATTCGACACCTACATCATCTCGGTATTAGGCGGCGGTCCGCATCTTCTCCTTAGCAATGCGGCGGGACTGACCTGGCTCGACCCATACCACCTTCTCTTCTCCAGAATCCGCTCCGGCCTGCATATGGGAATCGTCACCGAAACAGTAACGGGCGACGACTTTCGAGAACTCTATTTTCCCCCTCATGAACGGGCCATGGCCCATTACTCATTCGCCTCCCCTGATCGCAAATCAGCTCTTGTAGTCGAGATGAACGGACAGGGAGATTGGACGCTGTGCCAGCTCATCTCTCTCGTGGGCGAGTCCGCTCCAAAACCAGTAGGGCCAGACGGTGCATGCACCGCCGCAGGTTGGTCGCCCGATGGCTTGTGGATGTACTTCATCGCGATCGTTCAAGGCCAAAGTCATCTCTGGCGTCAGCGCTCTCCAAACAGCCACCCCGAGCAGATCACCTTCGGCCCCTCAGAAGAGGAAGGATTGGCCGTCGAGCAGGATGGCCGATCCGTCATCTCCTCGATTGGTGCGCGTGAAAGCTCCATCTGGATTCACGATGCTGCGGGAGAACGATCCCTGTCGTCCGAAGGAGAGATCGTCGCGGACCTCTCGCCTCCGTCCTTTGGAGCGGACGATAAAACCCTCTACTACCTTCTGCGCCATCAGGATGCGAATGCTGGCCCCGAACTCTGGCGTTTGACGCTGGACACTGGCAAGAGCGAAGCGGTCTTTCCCGGAACGTCCATGACCTCCTACGATGTGTCGCCGGATGAAAAACAGGTCGTCTATACCAACCTGGGTCGCGACGGCAGGTCCCAGGTGTGGCTCGCCCCGATGGACAGAAGCTCCCCCGCCCGGAAGATCGGCCACTCTGGGGAAACAACGCCCTACTTCGGCCCACAGGGACAGATTCTGTTTCGGCTTGCAGAGGGAAACGTCAATTATCTGGAACAGATCAATCAGGATGGCTCCGGACGGTCCAAGGTCCTTCCATACCCCATCAGCGAAGTGCAAAGCATCTCGCCAGGGCGAAGGTGGCTGATGGCAGTCGCTCCTTTTCCTGAAGGCAACAGGATCATACCCATGGTCGTGGCGATTCCGCTCGGCGGCGGATCTCCGCGCCGCATATGCGCAAGCGACTGCGTCCCGGTATGGTCGTCAAGCGGGAGATTCCTGTTTGTTCCAGTCGAAGCATCGTCGCAAACGACTCCGGGACGAAGCCTCGCTATTCCGGTTGGCCCCGGAGAAACCCTTCCGGAGCTTCCTCCCGGAGGCATCCAGCCGCTTGCAGAACCGAGCATCGTTCCGGGTGCCCGGTCGATTAGTCGCGCAGAGCTCGTCCCCGGCAAAGACCTCTCACACTATGCCTACGTGAAGACCGCAGTGCACCGCAATCTCTATCGCATCTCGCTTCCCTGA
- a CDS encoding DUF3560 domain-containing protein has product MSYTATYSPEDNKLRLYSSGRLDAETYARVKEAGFSYAPKQELFYAPMWTPHREDLLLEMCGEIDDEDRTLVERAEERSERFSEYSDKRAEDADRAHTAVSAIADGIPYGQPILVGHHSERRARKDAERIESGMRKAIKMWNTSKYWTDRAAGAVRHAKYKERPDVRARRIKTLEADKRRQERTIAESQKFLKAWSREELTEAQARTIANFDHVTVYYKKDQYPASTYEGASSIYSGLASGLIDVTQAISICIPFHKRVIHGANRWLQHYENRIAYQRAMLGGENGGIIADRTRPEKGGACRCWASPRGGWSYIQKVNKVSVSILDTYGNGGRSFTRIIPFDKLAAVMSAAEVQEKRDAGCLTESAEGIGFFLVKPPLEEPQQEDPEAALRRIWDAKGVSKERQDQLLAEVTAKAQPGAKVGPFTLGGQIEAMRETLKGGVRVVSAPQLFPTPPHLAAHMVELAQIEPGHRVLEPSAGTGVLCKAITAAHPTAQVFAVEINSQLCELLSQTINPPEDKAAGICKNVLQGDFLEVDGLGNQWDRIVMNPPFADGADIKHISHALKHLKPGGRLVAICANGPR; this is encoded by the coding sequence ATGAGCTACACCGCGACCTACTCCCCCGAAGACAACAAACTCAGGCTCTACAGCTCCGGCCGTCTCGATGCCGAGACCTATGCACGAGTGAAGGAAGCAGGGTTTTCTTACGCTCCGAAACAAGAGCTTTTCTATGCGCCCATGTGGACACCGCACCGTGAAGATCTTCTCCTTGAAATGTGCGGAGAGATCGACGATGAAGATAGAACCCTGGTCGAGCGGGCCGAGGAACGAAGCGAACGCTTCAGCGAATACAGCGACAAGCGAGCCGAGGATGCAGATCGAGCACATACCGCCGTCTCTGCTATCGCGGATGGAATCCCTTACGGCCAGCCCATCCTTGTAGGCCACCACTCCGAGCGCCGCGCCCGCAAGGACGCCGAGCGGATCGAGTCTGGGATGCGTAAAGCAATCAAGATGTGGAACACGTCGAAGTATTGGACCGACCGCGCCGCTGGTGCTGTCCGTCATGCCAAATACAAAGAGCGGCCCGATGTTCGCGCCCGCCGTATCAAGACGCTTGAAGCCGATAAGCGCAGGCAGGAGCGCACTATCGCCGAATCGCAAAAGTTTCTGAAGGCGTGGAGTCGCGAAGAACTCACCGAAGCGCAGGCCCGCACCATCGCCAACTTTGACCATGTGACCGTCTATTACAAGAAAGACCAGTACCCAGCCTCTACCTACGAAGGCGCAAGCAGCATCTATAGCGGCTTGGCCTCCGGCCTTATCGACGTGACCCAGGCAATCTCGATTTGCATCCCTTTCCATAAGCGAGTGATTCATGGGGCGAATCGTTGGCTTCAGCACTATGAAAACCGCATCGCCTACCAGCGAGCCATGCTCGGCGGCGAGAACGGCGGCATCATCGCCGACAGGACCAGACCGGAGAAAGGTGGCGCATGCCGATGCTGGGCTTCGCCGCGTGGCGGATGGTCGTACATCCAGAAGGTCAACAAGGTTTCTGTCAGCATTCTGGACACCTATGGCAATGGGGGAAGAAGCTTCACCCGAATCATACCCTTCGACAAGCTCGCCGCAGTCATGAGCGCCGCCGAGGTGCAGGAGAAGCGTGACGCTGGCTGCTTGACTGAATCCGCCGAGGGCATCGGCTTCTTTCTTGTGAAACCACCGCTAGAGGAGCCGCAACAGGAAGACCCCGAAGCTGCATTACGTCGCATCTGGGACGCTAAGGGAGTCTCGAAAGAACGGCAAGACCAACTCCTTGCGGAGGTGACGGCGAAGGCACAGCCGGGGGCGAAGGTCGGCCCCTTCACACTCGGCGGCCAGATCGAGGCCATGCGGGAAACTCTCAAAGGTGGTGTTCGTGTCGTCTCAGCACCTCAGCTCTTCCCTACTCCACCGCATCTTGCCGCTCATATGGTCGAGCTTGCCCAGATCGAGCCCGGCCATCGGGTCCTGGAACCGAGTGCAGGGACCGGTGTTCTTTGCAAGGCGATCACAGCCGCCCACCCGACCGCCCAGGTCTTCGCGGTTGAAATCAATTCCCAACTCTGCGAACTTCTATCGCAGACCATCAACCCACCCGAGGACAAAGCCGCGGGCATTTGCAAGAACGTACTACAAGGAGATTTTCTTGAAGTCGACGGCCTTGGAAACCAGTGGGACCGGATTGTTATGAATCCACCGTTCGCCGATGGAGCCGACATCAAGCACATTAGCCATGCGCTCAAACATCTGAAGCCGGGAGGCCGACTCGTCGCAATATGCGCCAACGGCCCACGTTAA